One Kaistella polysaccharea DNA segment encodes these proteins:
- the deoC gene encoding deoxyribose-phosphate aldolase: MQKTLEKNHINTMQMSTLKRNEGLPFNTKYFDAININRSAIDRRVSTLGGRRSVKKEFQAAWLLKAISMIDLTTLAGDDTRGNVLRLCEKAKNPVRQDILRVLEMQDANLTTGAVCVYHNLIPYAKEALKGTSIPIAAVSTGFPAGKISLEDKITEIKKSVAAGASEIDIVISRDLVLESKWQELYNEIRLCREACGDAHMKTILATGEIPTYTKVAKASWVAMMAGSDFIKTSTGKESVNATLSVSLVMIRCIRDYYELTGIKIGYKPAGGIQKAKQALDYLILIKEELGTDWLTPELFRFGASSLLGDIERQLEHFVTGRYSAGFRHPMA; this comes from the coding sequence ATGCAAAAGACATTAGAAAAAAATCATATCAATACGATGCAGATGAGCACGCTGAAAAGGAATGAAGGATTGCCTTTTAATACCAAATATTTCGACGCAATAAATATTAACCGAAGTGCAATCGACCGCCGTGTTTCTACATTAGGTGGAAGACGCAGTGTGAAGAAAGAATTTCAGGCCGCCTGGCTTTTGAAAGCGATTTCTATGATCGACCTTACGACTTTGGCGGGAGACGATACGCGAGGTAATGTTTTGCGTTTGTGCGAGAAAGCCAAGAATCCTGTTCGTCAGGATATTTTGCGAGTTTTAGAAATGCAAGATGCGAACCTTACGACCGGTGCAGTATGCGTTTATCACAATCTAATTCCATACGCTAAAGAAGCTTTGAAAGGAACTTCGATTCCTATTGCTGCAGTTTCTACGGGTTTTCCCGCTGGTAAAATTTCGCTTGAAGATAAAATTACAGAGATTAAAAAATCGGTTGCAGCCGGCGCTTCCGAAATAGATATCGTTATCTCCCGTGACTTGGTTTTAGAATCAAAATGGCAGGAATTATATAACGAAATTAGACTGTGTCGCGAAGCTTGTGGCGATGCGCACATGAAAACTATTTTGGCGACGGGCGAAATTCCCACATATACCAAAGTAGCAAAAGCTTCTTGGGTGGCCATGATGGCGGGTTCAGATTTCATCAAAACATCAACTGGGAAAGAGTCGGTTAACGCAACTTTATCGGTGAGTTTGGTCATGATTCGTTGCATTCGCGATTATTACGAATTAACCGGAATAAAAATCGGATATAAGCCTGCAGGCGGAATTCAAAAAGCAAAACAAGCCTTGGATTATTTAATTTTAATCAAAGAAGAATTAGGAACCGACTGGTTAACGCCCGAACTATTTCGTTTTGGCGCCAGTTCACTTTTGGGCGATATCGAACGGCAGTTGGAGCATTTTGTAACAGGACGATACAGCGCAGGATTCAGACATCCGATGGCATAA
- a CDS encoding aldehyde dehydrogenase family protein encodes MEIKEIYDTMVYGPAPESAASAVEFLENHNRNFDLFIGGEWVKPHSKKYMDSNNPSNKEFLAKIAEADETDVDKAVMAANSALSEWVAIGGFERAKYLYAIARQIQKHSRLFAVLETLDNGKPIRETRDIDIPIVARHFYHHAGWAKLMDSEFRDYQEVGVVGQIIPWNFPLMMLSWKVAPALAMGNTIVLKPAEYTSLTALLFAEICEKVGLPKGVVNIVTGRGTVAGNALVNHKDIQKVAFTGSTKVGKTLRTNIAGTGKKISLELGGKSPFIVFEDADLDSAVEGIVDAIWFNQGQVCCAGSRLLIQESVSEVFYKKLRARMETLRIGDPMDKAVDMGSIVDPIQLKTIKEMVQIGIDEGCTIYQPKNGLPENGWFYPPTLFTDVPTSAVIAQEEIFGPVLVAMTFRSHSEAVALANNTRYGLASSVWTENINLALDIAPKIKAGSVWVNCTNQFDAAAGFGGYRESGFGREGGKEGLYEYMKPKVEAEFTSKPILPKTEKPKEDKKPKNSLAEIDRTTKMYIGGKQARPDGGYSMEIKNAFGEYIGEVSEGNRKDIRNAVEAAHAEKSWGGMTGHSRAQVLYYIAENLAIRSEEFAERIVEMTNQSLESAQDEVEKSIERIYTYAAYADKYDGAAHSTVQRMITLAMPEAIGVMAIICPDENPLLGFISTVIPAIAMGNRVVVIPSEKHPFSATDFYQILETSDVPAGTVNIVTGSKEELASELAKHYNVEGIWYFGTAEGSKNIELLSTDSMKRSWVNFGKYRNWLNSAHGEGQEFLRHATEIKNIWIPYGA; translated from the coding sequence ATGGAAATCAAAGAAATATACGACACCATGGTTTACGGTCCCGCTCCGGAAAGCGCAGCTTCTGCTGTGGAATTTTTAGAAAATCATAACAGAAATTTCGACTTGTTCATTGGCGGAGAATGGGTAAAACCGCATTCAAAAAAATATATGGATTCAAATAATCCATCAAATAAAGAGTTTTTAGCAAAAATTGCGGAAGCTGATGAAACTGATGTTGACAAAGCCGTTATGGCTGCAAATAGCGCACTATCCGAATGGGTTGCGATTGGTGGATTCGAACGCGCGAAATATTTATATGCTATTGCAAGACAAATTCAGAAACATTCTAGATTGTTTGCTGTTTTGGAAACTTTAGACAATGGAAAGCCAATTCGCGAAACCAGAGATATCGATATTCCGATCGTTGCCAGACATTTTTATCACCATGCGGGTTGGGCGAAATTAATGGATAGCGAATTCAGAGATTACCAGGAAGTTGGGGTTGTCGGACAAATCATTCCGTGGAACTTTCCCTTAATGATGCTTTCCTGGAAAGTCGCTCCAGCTTTAGCAATGGGAAATACCATTGTTTTAAAACCAGCTGAATACACTTCTTTAACCGCTTTGCTTTTTGCAGAGATTTGTGAAAAAGTTGGGCTTCCAAAAGGAGTTGTAAATATCGTAACAGGTCGTGGAACGGTTGCCGGAAATGCTTTGGTAAATCATAAAGACATTCAGAAAGTGGCGTTCACAGGTTCTACGAAAGTGGGCAAAACCTTACGAACAAATATTGCGGGAACAGGAAAGAAAATTTCCTTAGAATTGGGCGGAAAATCTCCATTCATCGTTTTCGAAGATGCTGATTTAGATTCTGCTGTTGAAGGAATTGTTGATGCGATCTGGTTCAATCAAGGACAGGTTTGTTGTGCAGGTTCAAGACTTTTAATTCAGGAATCAGTTTCAGAGGTTTTCTACAAAAAACTTCGCGCAAGAATGGAAACTTTGCGCATCGGCGATCCCATGGACAAAGCAGTAGATATGGGTTCCATTGTTGATCCAATTCAATTGAAAACAATTAAAGAAATGGTGCAAATCGGCATCGACGAAGGTTGTACGATTTACCAACCGAAAAACGGACTTCCAGAAAATGGCTGGTTTTATCCACCCACATTATTTACCGATGTTCCGACAAGCGCAGTAATTGCACAGGAAGAAATCTTCGGACCGGTTTTAGTGGCAATGACTTTCCGTTCACATTCTGAAGCGGTGGCTTTGGCAAACAATACAAGATACGGTTTAGCTTCAAGTGTCTGGACCGAAAATATTAATCTAGCTTTAGATATTGCACCGAAAATTAAAGCCGGAAGTGTTTGGGTAAACTGTACGAATCAATTTGATGCAGCTGCAGGATTTGGTGGTTACAGAGAATCTGGTTTTGGTAGAGAAGGTGGAAAAGAAGGTTTGTATGAATACATGAAACCGAAGGTAGAGGCAGAATTTACTTCAAAACCAATTTTACCCAAAACTGAGAAACCGAAAGAGGATAAAAAACCAAAAAATAGTTTAGCAGAAATCGACCGTACTACAAAAATGTATATCGGTGGAAAACAAGCTCGTCCAGATGGAGGTTACAGTATGGAAATTAAAAATGCTTTTGGGGAATATATCGGTGAAGTTTCAGAAGGGAACAGAAAAGATATTCGAAATGCCGTTGAAGCAGCACACGCAGAAAAATCTTGGGGCGGAATGACCGGTCATTCCAGAGCGCAAGTTTTATATTATATAGCTGAAAATTTAGCAATCCGTTCTGAAGAATTTGCTGAAAGGATTGTCGAAATGACCAATCAATCTTTAGAATCTGCACAGGATGAGGTTGAAAAATCAATCGAAAGAATTTACACTTACGCCGCTTACGCTGATAAATATGATGGCGCAGCACATTCTACCGTTCAGCGCATGATTACTTTAGCAATGCCTGAGGCAATCGGAGTTATGGCAATTATTTGTCCGGATGAAAATCCTCTTTTAGGTTTTATCTCTACTGTAATTCCGGCAATTGCGATGGGAAATAGAGTAGTGGTTATTCCATCTGAAAAACATCCGTTCTCTGCGACCGATTTCTATCAAATTTTGGAAACGTCAGATGTTCCTGCGGGAACCGTAAATATAGTAACCGGATCAAAAGAAGAATTAGCCAGTGAACTCGCGAAACATTATAATGTCGAAGGAATTTGGTATTTCGGAACTGCGGAAGGAAGTAAAAATATCGAACTATTATCCACCGATTCTATGAAGCGTTCTTGGGTAAATTTCGGTAAATACAGAAACTGGTTGAATTCAGCGCACGGAGAAGGTCAGGAATTCTTAAGACACGCCACAGAAATTAAAAACATCTGGATTCCGTACGGAGCTTAA
- a CDS encoding glycoside hydrolase family 25 protein, whose protein sequence is MAKRTIKRKTTRKIHKNRKRHFLLRREILLLFLSLALFGTGFYLKEKISFYYAMYFNKFEHKKLSNSEKEENRINRIIGDYADKTFGLDVSHYQRKEDIKWDSLSIGNRSIPIKFVVLRATMGNRSADKHFDEFWQLSKKHELIRGAYHFYRADEDPVLQANNFLENVKLESGDLPPILDIEKIPRRKSTKKLIEDLKIWCRIVEEAYGVKPIIYSYYHYHKDFLKGEFDDYPLWLANYNDVPQPTPDSDWEIWQFTENGIVYGINTKVDLNVFNGNMWSLKRLTLD, encoded by the coding sequence ATGGCGAAGAGAACTATCAAAAGAAAAACAACCCGAAAAATTCATAAAAATCGTAAAAGACATTTTCTTTTGCGACGGGAAATTCTATTGTTATTTTTATCGCTGGCTTTATTCGGAACTGGCTTTTATTTGAAGGAAAAAATCTCTTTTTATTACGCCATGTATTTCAATAAGTTTGAGCATAAAAAACTTTCAAACTCCGAAAAAGAAGAAAATAGGATCAATCGTATTATTGGTGATTATGCTGATAAAACTTTCGGGTTGGATGTTTCTCATTACCAACGGAAAGAAGATATAAAATGGGATAGTTTAAGCATTGGAAACCGCTCCATCCCAATTAAATTTGTTGTATTGCGCGCGACTATGGGAAATAGATCAGCGGACAAACATTTCGATGAGTTCTGGCAACTTTCGAAAAAACACGAACTCATACGTGGTGCTTATCATTTTTACAGAGCCGACGAAGATCCAGTTTTGCAGGCAAATAATTTCCTTGAAAATGTAAAATTAGAGTCGGGAGATTTACCGCCGATTCTAGATATTGAGAAAATTCCCAGGCGAAAATCTACTAAAAAATTAATTGAAGATTTAAAAATTTGGTGCCGGATTGTAGAAGAAGCTTACGGCGTAAAACCAATTATTTATTCGTATTACCACTATCACAAAGATTTTCTAAAAGGCGAGTTTGATGATTATCCGCTTTGGTTGGCAAACTACAATGATGTACCGCAACCTACGCCCGACAGCGATTGGGAAATTTGGCAGTTTACCGAAAACGGAATCGTTTACGGGATCAACACCAAAGTTGATCTAAATGTCTTCAATGGAAATATGTGGTCTCTAAAAAGACTCACTTTAGATTAA
- a CDS encoding thioredoxin family protein — translation MKKISLLLLMLFSIITFAQGMKFEENKTFNDLLAIAKKENKLLFVDAYTTWCGPCKMMAKNVFPQPKVGEFYNANFINSKIDMEKGEGIDLAKKYNVRAYPTYLFINGDGELIHRVTSYYDAPEFIEVGKDAVDPAKQMGALKKKFEAGDKDPEFLKSFIKVFSFADPDLAVKAAATYFAGKKAEPLTPEDFSILFSLTKDSNSPLYPVFVNRKDEMVKVMPEDNYNKTLKNFQLNALFNNSYDKTTKILDEKKYVTEARKTMSEAEVKPLLLKSKIRVASLNKDKDQYQKLSMEYYKDGTAPGFSSDELNSISWNFFENATDKSALEKALLWAKQSVKLKEGYANTDTVANLYFKLGDKANTKIWATKAVELAKKEGEEFAETQALLDKVK, via the coding sequence ATGAAAAAAATATCATTGCTATTATTAATGCTTTTCAGCATCATCACCTTTGCACAGGGAATGAAATTTGAGGAAAATAAAACCTTCAACGATCTTCTGGCTATTGCTAAGAAAGAGAATAAATTACTTTTTGTCGACGCTTATACGACTTGGTGTGGACCCTGTAAAATGATGGCGAAAAACGTGTTTCCCCAACCGAAAGTAGGTGAGTTTTATAACGCTAATTTCATCAACTCCAAAATTGATATGGAAAAAGGCGAAGGCATCGACTTGGCAAAAAAGTATAATGTTAGAGCCTATCCTACCTATCTATTCATCAACGGCGATGGTGAGTTAATTCACCGCGTAACTTCTTATTATGATGCGCCAGAATTCATCGAAGTTGGAAAAGACGCCGTTGATCCTGCGAAGCAAATGGGAGCACTTAAGAAAAAATTTGAAGCTGGCGATAAAGACCCGGAATTTCTGAAAAGTTTTATTAAAGTATTTTCTTTTGCCGATCCCGACTTGGCGGTGAAAGCTGCTGCAACTTACTTTGCAGGAAAAAAAGCGGAACCTTTGACTCCAGAAGATTTTTCAATTCTTTTTTCATTAACAAAAGACAGTAATTCTCCGCTTTATCCAGTATTTGTTAACCGCAAAGACGAAATGGTAAAAGTGATGCCGGAAGATAATTACAATAAAACATTGAAGAATTTTCAGTTAAATGCTTTGTTCAATAATTCTTACGATAAAACAACAAAAATTCTTGATGAGAAAAAGTATGTTACAGAAGCCAGAAAAACAATGTCTGAGGCAGAAGTGAAACCATTACTCCTAAAATCAAAGATTAGAGTTGCATCCCTTAACAAAGACAAAGATCAGTACCAAAAATTGTCAATGGAATATTACAAAGATGGAACAGCACCTGGATTTTCCTCGGATGAGCTTAATTCTATTTCCTGGAACTTTTTTGAAAATGCTACCGATAAATCAGCTTTGGAAAAAGCGTTGCTATGGGCAAAACAATCGGTAAAACTGAAAGAAGGATATGCAAATACAGATACCGTTGCTAACCTTTATTTTAAATTAGGAGATAAGGCGAACACCAAAATCTGGGCAACGAAAGCAGTTGAATTGGCAAAAAAGGAAGGTGAAGAATTTGCGGAAACGCAGGCTTTACTGGATAAGGTTAAATAA
- a CDS encoding ferritin-like domain-containing protein: MENDKVVSVLNDLLTKNYDAEKGYKEAAEKIEHTALKSYFENQAQNRYDFGHEIKALISKYGGEPDKGTSIVGDLHRTWIAIRDAFATGDQAIYDECIRGEKAFSEEYGEVLNDTVIPQDVKDMVRKQKESVDKALMSLKSMEDFSS, translated from the coding sequence ATGGAAAACGACAAAGTAGTAAGTGTATTGAATGATTTATTAACTAAAAATTACGATGCGGAAAAAGGATATAAGGAAGCGGCAGAGAAAATTGAACATACCGCTTTAAAATCGTATTTCGAAAATCAAGCTCAGAATCGTTACGATTTCGGCCACGAAATAAAAGCACTGATTTCAAAATATGGTGGAGAACCTGACAAAGGAACGAGCATCGTCGGCGATTTGCACCGAACCTGGATTGCAATTAGAGATGCTTTTGCAACTGGCGATCAGGCAATTTATGATGAATGTATTAGAGGTGAGAAAGCATTTTCTGAAGAATACGGCGAAGTACTCAACGATACAGTTATACCGCAAGATGTAAAAGACATGGTCAGAAAACAGAAAGAATCAGTAGATAAAGCACTGATGTCACTTAAATCAATGGAAGATTTTTCTTCTTAA
- a CDS encoding ABC-F family ATP-binding cassette domain-containing protein — protein MNYISAENLTKSYGVKTLFKDITFHINEGDKIAIVAKNGSGKSTLLKILMGKEIADSGTVVINKDIQVVLFDQEIDFEGELNVEEFMMTLDSAPIMALKNYHHALLSEDPDDMDKALNEMEIHEAWDLENEMSQILSQLKITDLTSKMKTLSGGQIKRVALAKLLVETRAQHRHTLLIMDEPTNHLDVDMVEWLENYLSKAMVTLLLVTHDRYFLDAVCDIIWEIEDYTLYVHNGSYGTYLENKIIREDNMNSTIDKAQNLYRKELEWMRRQPKARTTKSKSRQDDFYETEKVAKTDTRKEKLELDFEMKRLGQKILELHHISKSFGDNLLLKDFSYQFQRGEKVGIVGKNGAGKSTLLNIIQGLEPYDKGEIETGETIKFGYFSQKGLKYKEDQRVIDFIKDISENFPLANGRTISASQFLRLFLFDDQTQYAPISKLSGGEKRRLHLMHVLYQNPNFLIFDEPTNDLDLPTLTVLENFLLQFQGSLIIVSHDRYFMDRIVDHVLAFEGDGVIKDFVGNFSEYREKKSQDQSKKVAAPIVEAPKKVAAGKTVDVAPAKKLSFKEQQELKEIDKEMPKLEKNRAEILEKLNNETDYEKIAEFSKNLETIADQLQNLEMRWLELQD, from the coding sequence ATGAATTACATTTCAGCCGAAAACCTTACGAAATCTTACGGAGTTAAAACCCTTTTCAAAGACATCACTTTCCATATCAATGAAGGTGATAAAATTGCGATTGTTGCAAAAAATGGCTCCGGAAAATCAACTTTGCTAAAAATATTAATGGGTAAAGAAATTGCCGATTCAGGCACGGTTGTCATTAATAAAGATATTCAAGTCGTTTTATTTGATCAGGAAATTGATTTTGAAGGTGAGCTGAATGTGGAAGAATTTATGATGACTTTAGATTCTGCGCCCATTATGGCGTTGAAAAATTATCACCATGCACTCTTGTCTGAAGATCCTGATGATATGGATAAGGCGCTAAATGAAATGGAAATTCACGAAGCCTGGGATTTGGAAAACGAAATGAGTCAGATTTTATCTCAACTAAAAATCACCGATCTGACTTCTAAAATGAAAACGCTTTCCGGCGGTCAGATTAAAAGAGTTGCGCTTGCAAAACTATTGGTAGAAACGCGCGCCCAGCATCGTCATACTTTGTTGATTATGGATGAGCCAACCAATCACCTCGATGTTGATATGGTAGAGTGGCTGGAAAATTATCTTTCTAAAGCAATGGTGACTTTGCTTCTTGTAACGCACGACCGGTATTTTCTGGATGCGGTTTGCGATATCATCTGGGAGATTGAAGATTATACTTTATATGTTCATAACGGAAGTTATGGCACTTATCTGGAAAATAAAATCATTCGGGAAGACAATATGAATTCTACGATTGATAAAGCGCAAAACCTTTACCGCAAGGAATTGGAATGGATGCGCCGTCAACCCAAAGCGCGTACGACGAAATCGAAATCACGACAGGATGATTTTTATGAAACTGAAAAAGTAGCAAAAACTGATACCAGAAAAGAGAAACTTGAACTGGATTTTGAGATGAAACGGTTGGGTCAAAAAATTCTTGAACTTCATCACATCAGCAAAAGTTTCGGTGATAATTTATTACTTAAAGATTTTTCATATCAGTTTCAGCGTGGTGAAAAGGTCGGAATTGTCGGAAAAAATGGAGCCGGAAAATCAACACTTTTAAACATAATTCAAGGTTTAGAACCTTATGATAAAGGTGAGATCGAAACTGGAGAAACCATTAAATTCGGTTACTTTTCTCAAAAAGGATTAAAATATAAAGAAGATCAGCGGGTAATTGACTTTATCAAAGATATTTCAGAAAATTTCCCTTTGGCCAACGGAAGAACAATTTCTGCTTCACAGTTTTTACGATTGTTCTTGTTTGATGACCAAACGCAATATGCACCGATTTCAAAACTTTCTGGTGGTGAGAAACGTCGTCTTCATTTAATGCACGTATTGTATCAGAATCCCAATTTCTTAATTTTCGATGAGCCGACCAATGATTTGGATTTACCAACTTTAACGGTTCTAGAAAATTTCCTTTTGCAGTTTCAGGGAAGTTTAATTATTGTTTCTCACGATAGATATTTCATGGATCGTATTGTAGATCACGTTCTGGCTTTTGAAGGCGATGGCGTGATTAAAGATTTTGTAGGTAATTTCTCCGAATACCGTGAAAAGAAATCTCAGGATCAAAGTAAAAAGGTCGCAGCTCCAATAGTCGAAGCTCCGAAAAAAGTTGCAGCTGGGAAAACGGTAGACGTTGCTCCTGCAAAAAAACTTTCTTTTAAAGAGCAACAAGAATTAAAGGAGATTGATAAAGAAATGCCGAAACTGGAAAAAAACCGCGCGGAAATTTTGGAAAAGCTGAATAATGAAACTGATTACGAAAAAATTGCCGAGTTTTCTAAAAATTTAGAAACAATTGCGGATCAACTGCAGAATTTAGAAATGCGTTGGTTAGAACTTCAGGACTAA
- a CDS encoding APC family permease produces the protein MSNDQKLEAKYGLFTAISMVIGQVIGSGIFFKVDDVLLATQGNILAGLLGFIIVGISVVFAGISMANYAEILPKEGGILSYVNYRFGDTAAYFVGWMYMSLFYPALTAVLFTVSGIYIAHLLAEFMNFSPTALHFGLIGFVNLVIFFFVNILRPRSSGIFQQMTTVLKVLPLIFIASLGILSLIKGDVSEVNTFSQVGSGMQNQSFILLVAASFIPISFAFDGWYIATQISGEIKNSSKNLPKALIIGTISVMVIYISYYLGIVFRMSGEEIIQLKDTYITEFARKIASNSGALLMQLFIIISVLGTSNGLLLATIRVPYQFSNLEKSKKFLNLHKVNEKTKMPVNSAIFGTVIIIFYLIIYYFTNSISFFTERNFDISAIPIIFIYLVNGALFLGLFQLFRKKIFSRNSFLKKVMAIIAVLGIVIVLFGTASTPNGIAYFLINIIFLLTGFLLMKKK, from the coding sequence ATGAGCAACGATCAGAAATTAGAAGCCAAGTACGGATTATTTACAGCCATTTCTATGGTGATCGGCCAAGTGATTGGTTCCGGTATTTTCTTTAAAGTTGATGACGTGCTTCTTGCGACACAGGGAAATATATTGGCCGGACTTTTAGGTTTTATCATTGTTGGGATCAGTGTGGTCTTTGCAGGAATTTCAATGGCCAATTATGCGGAAATATTACCAAAAGAGGGCGGAATTCTAAGTTACGTAAATTATAGATTCGGTGATACAGCAGCTTATTTTGTAGGCTGGATGTACATGAGTTTATTTTATCCCGCACTAACTGCCGTATTATTTACAGTTTCCGGAATTTATATCGCGCACTTATTGGCTGAGTTTATGAATTTTTCGCCTACAGCTTTACACTTTGGTCTCATCGGTTTTGTGAATTTAGTAATCTTTTTCTTTGTTAATATTTTACGGCCCAGAAGCAGTGGAATTTTTCAGCAGATGACAACGGTGCTTAAAGTTTTGCCTTTAATTTTCATCGCTTCTTTAGGTATTTTAAGTTTAATTAAAGGCGATGTAAGTGAAGTAAACACTTTCTCCCAAGTTGGTAGCGGAATGCAGAATCAATCTTTTATCCTTTTGGTTGCCGCGAGTTTTATACCGATTTCATTTGCCTTTGATGGTTGGTATATTGCCACCCAGATTTCTGGTGAGATTAAAAATTCCAGTAAAAACCTACCGAAAGCATTAATTATAGGGACAATTTCCGTGATGGTGATTTACATTTCTTATTATTTAGGAATTGTTTTTCGCATGAGCGGCGAAGAAATCATTCAACTGAAAGATACCTACATCACCGAATTTGCGAGAAAAATTGCGTCAAATTCGGGCGCATTACTCATGCAGTTATTTATTATTATCTCTGTTTTAGGTACGTCGAATGGTTTACTTCTAGCGACGATACGGGTTCCGTATCAATTTTCAAATCTAGAAAAATCAAAGAAATTTCTTAATCTCCATAAAGTGAATGAAAAAACCAAAATGCCTGTTAACAGTGCAATATTTGGTACAGTTATTATCATTTTTTATCTCATCATTTATTACTTTACGAATTCAATTTCATTTTTTACAGAGAGGAATTTTGACATTTCTGCAATTCCTATTATTTTTATTTATCTGGTTAATGGTGCTTTGTTCCTGGGTCTATTTCAGCTTTTTCGAAAAAAAATATTTTCCCGCAATTCATTTCTAAAAAAAGTGATGGCCATCATTGCGGTGTTAGGAATAGTCATCGTTTTGTTTGGGACTGCGAGTACGCCAAATGGAATTGCTTATTTTCTAATCAATATTATTTTCCTCCTTACGGGCTTTCTGCTCATGAAAAAAAAGTGA